A segment of the Methylomonas paludis genome:
CCAACAGTCAGATGATCACCGACAATGGCTTTACCGCCAAAGGCAATCGCTTGTTGGCCGTAATAAAAGCCGCCGCCCATACCCAGAGAGTATTTTTTGCCGCCCACTGGACTTGGTACAGCCTGCATGGCAGCTACTTGAGCGATACCGCTGTAGGCTCTATTGGAGTTCTGAGTCAGCGCCGTGGAAACCTGATTCAACTGGTTGACGTTAACCGCATCGGTGCCTTGGGTACCGGCGGCAATATTATGTAATTGCACCGGTTGACCAGAACTGCCGGCAAATGTTGCGCCACTGCCGTTAAGTGTCAAGCTGGTCGGTGAATTCAGGCCACCGGAAATTACGGTCTGAGCATCGCTGACCACTACACCGGCGGTTTTGCCGTTGCTGTGCAGCGCTAAAGATGCCGAACCGTTGGCCAAGGATATAGAGCTATTGCCGGCAGCCACATTAACCGTGGTGGCGGTATTGCTGTTACCGATATTGTTGGTACTGCCGTTGGCAGCGCCAGTGCCGATGTTATTGGTGGTGGCATAGCTGCTGCTGTCACCGACAGTATTGGTGCCGCCGGCCAGGCTGGTGGTATTGGCAGCATTGCCTATCGCCACTGCACCAGTGCTGGTGCCGGTATTGATATTAGTGGCGTTATTGCTGCTGGCGTTAATATTGGTGGTGCCGGTAATGGTGTTGGTGGTAGCCGAAATAACATTGCTTGCGGCGGTAATGGTGTTGGTGGTGGCAGCGGTAATGGTATTGGCACCGGCACTGGCGGTAATGCTGTTATCACCGCTGGTGGTGGTGATGGTGTTACCCGTAGCGGCAGTGATGGTATTGGTACTACCTGCGGTAATGCTATTGGCACCACCGGCAGTGATGGCATTGGTGCTGCCCTGTACGGTATTGATGGAGCTTAAATCCGGATTACCTATGGTGGTAACTGAACCTGTAGTAGTGTAACCGATCTGAGTTGTGTGACCTTCGATATCATTGGTACCAGAAACCGCATCGGACTGAATGACATTTGAACTACCCACACCCAAAGCCGAAATATTGTTGACGGCATTTTGCCCCTGAGCCTGGATACTATTAGTGGCGCTACTGCCGTTATTGGTAATTGTTAGCGAGGTGTCTGTTAATGCAGATGCATTCTGTGCAAAAGACATAGACAGCATTGCGATAGCGGCGGCAATTGACTTGCGCTTGAATTTAGTACTACACATAAGATAGATCCCCTGATAAGTTTGAAAAAAAACTTTAATATGGCTTACAATATATCGTTTTGTATTTAGCTGCTTGCCGAGCCAAAGCAGGCAAATCCAATAATTGGCAACTTAATCCTAGCTTGGAATATACATTAATCACGACATAAGCTGCAAGTAATTTTGCCGACATTTTTGCAAAAAAAAACCAGATAATTATTTTAATCTTTAAAAAAAGTAATATGGTTTAATATTATCCAAATATTTAGGCCAGCCAACTTAGTTTAGAAGCAGGCGCGTCGGGTACCACCCTATATAACACCTTATATTCTAAGGCTCCTGACAACTCTAAACCGCACCGAAACCCCATCACCAGCGGCATATATGAACCTTTAAAAAAAAACCCGGCTGATTAAGTTTTTTGCTTGACAAGGCACTACCGGATTGATTAACATCGCACTAAGAGAAAATTTAGTCGGCGCATATGCGGACTACCTTAAATAAAGAATCAGGGCGAATTCTCAAAATCAATGACAGATTAATTGAGGCAAGAATAACTTTTGACCCTAGACTGGCTTGTGTGCAGGAAGCACGGTAATGTCGATATACACCGACTTTCCGCTTGCTAATCGCTATGGTTATAAATTTATTTAACTCATCAAATAACTTGAAACTAAAACTTAACCTGTGAAGATGGAGAAGATTGCCATGAGACAACCTAAATACAAAAAGTGCCTGCTAGGCACGGCGATTGTGCTGGCGACATGCAGTGTCCCGGCACAGGCAACGCTGACCGATTACGGATACGGCTTGGTAATAGACAGTGCGCTGTCCTTCGCCTGGGCAAAAGACGCCAATCTGTTTCTGACCTTGGCGACTAAATCAGGTAATGCCAGTAGTTTTGTTAATACCGTGATCAGCGCGAATGGCGGCCAAGTTAGTGACGGCGGTACCGGCACCCATACCCTGAACCCTACTGAATTTGATACCACCACAGGCCAGTTAGACTGGTGGGCGGCCCAAGCTTTTATTGGTTATCTGAATAATATTGATTATCTTGGTCATACCACCTGGACATTGCCTAGCGTAACCCCACTGAATATCGGTGGTCTCAGCTATAACGGCAGTACCGATTTTGGTTACAATACCAGCAGCACTTCATCCTATCTGGCCTATCTTTATAATGCCGAACTGGCCAATCCCAACCTCTACCTGAACCAATCTACTCCTGCCCATAATTCAAGCTGGACCGGGACAGCCGACCCTAACTTTACCAATGCCGCAAATGGTCAGCCTGACGCTTTCACCAATTTAGCCAGCGGCTTCTATTGGACCGGCACAGAATACAGCAACTATCTTCACGATGCCTGGGCATTTGATACCTCCCAAGGCCTGCAGTTTAACGAAAACAAGACCACCCTGTTTTATGCTTGGTTTGGTGCGACTGCTGTACCGGAAACCTCAACGACCTGGATGTTAAGCTTAGCCTTATTGACCATGCTGGGTTTCAAACACCGCAGTCTGCGCAGCAAAGCCATTTAACTGTTTTTATTTGCTCAGAAATATCTTACAGGGTAGCCTTGGCTACCCTGTGATTGATGGCTAACCTGAAGGCAATGAGTTTTTCAGCTTTAGCTTGGGCAATTATTTTTTCTTGATATAAAAAATCTGTTTTTCCGATTCTTTATGTATCTTAAGGGCGATATGCCCTGCCTGATCCAAATAAACGCCAAAATCCAGATGTGCAGCCGGATCGGTAGCGATTACTTTAACTATTTTGCCGCTATCAATTTCCATAATGGCTTTTTTTAGCCTGAGCAGCGGCAAGGGACACTGTAAACCGCTGGCATCAACTTCAAAATCGTATTCTATGGTAGTCATGGTTATTACTTATGCCGATTAATGGTGCTTATAATATCATTAACACCTGTTCTGGAAAAACCTTAGACTAGCGCTGACCACCCTTTTATTCTAAATCGCTAAACCGGCTTAATCATGCCGAATAATTGCGGTTTTTTTAAAGTGGCGCATGGGTATATTGGCCGGTTTGGCTAATATAAATAACCCTGATTATTATCTGTAAATAGACTATACTTTGAATTAACTGACTTTGATATCATTATGCTACCGGCAAATTAAACGTTATCTACCGTAAAGTTTTTAGCCTGTCCTGTCATTGAATATTGGCAGGTTCTGGAGTCCACCTTGATAACAAGGGAATTAGGGCAGATTTTACCCAGAGCGGATTATCGTCAGCCTATTTCATATAACGGTAACATAAGTTTTTTATGCTAAGCAACTACCCTTCGCTGATGATGATAGAAATGAAACGTTTAAGCTTTAGTTTGCTGATCAGCACAGCCGGTTGTGGGCTACTGCCTTTGTCCGGCGCCGCATGGGCCTTTCCCTATGTTGATCCAATGGTTGAAACTGATCTCAGCTTCAACCATCACACTGATTTAAGCGCTGCCGCGCATAAGATGGCGGCAAGCCAGCAGACCGGCAGCCCGGACTTTTTATCCGAGCATACCCAACAATCGGCCACTGACATCCATGATCCAGCGCTGCCTGGCATCTCTGCACATGTGGCTGGCTTAGCCGATCAATCCGCGCACCTTGGTCAATTATTGAACGACACTCAGACCTATGGCCTGGTTGGTGCGGTTATTAAACACAGCGCACCGGCTAATGCTGAGCAACTGAGCAGCGATGACAACGGCAAAGTATTTTTGACGGCCAGCCCAGCAACTGCAAGCAGCTTGACCACCGCTACAGCCTCTGCTGCAACTAGCTTGGCAGCGACCAGCGCTCAAACCAGCCTAACTTTAAGTTCAAGCCCTGCCGTGACAGCCGGCACCAATACACATGAAATTGAAGATGGTAACTTGGAATATTTAGAGCATTTAAAACACGGTAATGATGACTCTCCCACCAAATTACTGGAACAGACTGTGGTGACCGGCACCAATTTGGCTAACAACTATGCCAAAACCTCGCTGGGTTATCTGGGTGATAATGATAGCGACACTCAACAAGCCGAATTACAGGAACAACATTTGAGTAGTGGTGCCGATGCCAATTATTGGTCGGCCTCCGGCACAACTAATTTACTATCCTCACCACAACGAGTCGGTCTGGCAAATAAGGCCGAAAAATCCCTATCTGCCGGCATACATGGCGGCACAGCCCATCATAATATTCCGGCCGATGAGCATAAACTCCCCCATTGCCGTTAAGGCAGCCTTTGTCTTTTTTGTGCTGTTGGCCTGCCAGATGCCAGCAGTTGCCAATGATGTGGTAGCCACTATCAGTGATTTGCAGGGCACGCTGTCGGCGCAACATGCTGACGGTAACGCAGCCCTGTTGGCAGAAAGCTCGGCAGTGTTTGAAAATGATGTGCTCAGCACCGAGGCCAATAGTTACGCCCGACTTAAATTTATTGACCAAAGCGAAGTGGTGCTGCGCCCCAATTCCAGCCTTACCATCGAAAGTTTCAAATACCCTAATCAACAGGCCGAACTGGGCAGTATACTATTACGGCTAATCAAGGGCAGTTTGCGGAAAATTACCGGAGAAATCGGTCACAAGGTACCGGACCAAGATCAGCTAATCACGCCGGTGGCCACCATAGGCATACGCGGCACTCATTACGGTCTGCTGTTTTGTCAGGACGATTGCAGCGAAATCCCTACCGTCAGCGGTAAGCCTTTAGCTAATGGTTTGCATGTGGATGTGCTGGAAGGGGCTATTGCGCTGCAAAACAGCGGCGGCGAACTTAGAGTGGCTGCCGGTGAGTTTGCCTTTGTGGCTGACCCGGAACATGAACCGGCTCAGGTCAGCAGTCAGCAAGGTATTCAAATTACCATACCGCCACATATCATACCTGATAGCGGTCATGGTAATCGTCCGGATCCGAATCACCACAATGGACAATGTACGATTCCTTAACCGCCGCCTATAAGCAGCGCAAGTTATT
Coding sequences within it:
- a CDS encoding sulfurtransferase TusA family protein; translation: MTTIEYDFEVDASGLQCPLPLLRLKKAIMEIDSGKIVKVIATDPAAHLDFGVYLDQAGHIALKIHKESEKQIFYIKKK
- a CDS encoding DUF1566 domain-containing protein, whose protein sequence is MRQPKYKKCLLGTAIVLATCSVPAQATLTDYGYGLVIDSALSFAWAKDANLFLTLATKSGNASSFVNTVISANGGQVSDGGTGTHTLNPTEFDTTTGQLDWWAAQAFIGYLNNIDYLGHTTWTLPSVTPLNIGGLSYNGSTDFGYNTSSTSSYLAYLYNAELANPNLYLNQSTPAHNSSWTGTADPNFTNAANGQPDAFTNLASGFYWTGTEYSNYLHDAWAFDTSQGLQFNENKTTLFYAWFGATAVPETSTTWMLSLALLTMLGFKHRSLRSKAI
- a CDS encoding YadA family autotransporter adhesin; the protein is MCSTKFKRKSIAAAIAMLSMSFAQNASALTDTSLTITNNGSSATNSIQAQGQNAVNNISALGVGSSNVIQSDAVSGTNDIEGHTTQIGYTTTGSVTTIGNPDLSSINTVQGSTNAITAGGANSITAGSTNTITAATGNTITTTSGDNSITASAGANTITAATTNTITAASNVISATTNTITGTTNINASSNNATNINTGTSTGAVAIGNAANTTSLAGGTNTVGDSSSYATTNNIGTGAANGSTNNIGNSNTATTVNVAAGNSSISLANGSASLALHSNGKTAGVVVSDAQTVISGGLNSPTSLTLNGSGATFAGSSGQPVQLHNIAAGTQGTDAVNVNQLNQVSTALTQNSNRAYSGIAQVAAMQAVPSPVGGKKYSLGMGGGFYYGQQAIAFGGKAIVGDHLTVGASVATGFGSNGDMATSLGAGYSW
- a CDS encoding FecR family protein is translated as MPAVANDVVATISDLQGTLSAQHADGNAALLAESSAVFENDVLSTEANSYARLKFIDQSEVVLRPNSSLTIESFKYPNQQAELGSILLRLIKGSLRKITGEIGHKVPDQDQLITPVATIGIRGTHYGLLFCQDDCSEIPTVSGKPLANGLHVDVLEGAIALQNSGGELRVAAGEFAFVADPEHEPAQVSSQQGIQITIPPHIIPDSGHGNRPDPNHHNGQCTIP